One Phaseolus vulgaris cultivar G19833 chromosome 11, P. vulgaris v2.0, whole genome shotgun sequence genomic window carries:
- the LOC137818176 gene encoding uncharacterized protein — protein sequence MMPEAPFRPREKLFEKQKYYQNIHRHTYLKGPMDKVTSVAIPLALAATSLYMIGRGIYNMSHGIGKKE from the exons AT GATGCCAGAAGCACCATTTAGACCACGAGAAAAGCTTTTTGAGAAGCAAAAATATTACCAGAATATCCACAGGCATACCTACTTGAAGGGACCCATGGATAAGGTTACATCTGTGGCCATACCTCTGGCTTTGGCTGCTACATCACTTTATATGATT GGACGAGGAATCTATAATATGTCGCATGGAATTGGAAAGAAAGAATGA
- the LOC137819547 gene encoding DNA polymerase epsilon catalytic subunit A-like yields the protein MGGDGRRRDRRDTRAPKKRKLNRSPEDELEAKLGFDLFSEGEKRLGWLLTLASSSVEDENSYKVYSCVDLYFVTQDGSSFKSKFRFRPYFYVATKDKMEMDVETYLRRRYEGQIADIEIIEKEDLNLKNHLSGLRKSYLKLSFDTVQQLMDVKRDLMPSVERNKAKSDTTEAFVSMSTERREHKPQDFLDCLTDLREYDVPYHVRFAIDSDIRCGQWYDVGVSNNGVTLEKRTDLLQRAEVRVCAFDIETTKLPLKFPDADYDLVMMISYMIDGQGYLIINRECVGDDIEDIEYTPKPEFEGCFKVTNVQNEIELLRLWFSHMQEVKPGIYVTYNGDFFDWPFLERRATHLGLNMSDELGFKCDTNQGECRARYACHLDCFAWVKRDSYLPQGSQGLKAVTKAKLGYDPLEVNPEDMVRFAKEKPQMMASYSVSDAVSTYYLYTTYVHPFIFSLSTIIPMPPDEVLRKGSGTLCEMLLMVQAYKANVICPNKHQSDPEKFYNNRLLESETYIGGHVECLESGVFRSDIPSSFTLEPSAYQQLINNLDRDLQYAVTVEGKMDLESVSNYNEVKNAIMEKLVQLRDAPTREECPLIYHLDVAAMYPNIILTNRLQPPSIVTDEVCTACDFNRPGKTCLRKLEWVWRGETFMAKKSDYYALKTQIESEFVDDSENNKSLSRYSEKRSSKSFLDLPKTEQQLRLKDRLKKYCQKAYKRVLNKPVTEVREAGICMRENPFYVDTVRSFRDRRYEYKGLNKVWKGKLSEAKASGNSMKIQEAQDMVVLYDSLQLAHKCILNSFYGYVMRKGARWYSMEMAGVVTYTGAKIIQNARLLVEKIGKPLELDTDGIWCALPGSFPENFTFKTEDSKKKFTISYPCVMLNVDVAINNTNDQYQTLTDPMRKTYTTHSECSIEFEVDGPYKAMILPASKEEGILIKKRYAVFNDDGTLAELKGFEIKRRGELKLIKVFQAELFDKFLHGSTLEECYSAVASVANRWLDLLDNQGKDIADSELLDYISESSTMSKSLADYGEQKSCAVTTARRLADFLGDTMVKDKGLRCQYIVASEPKGTPVSERAIPVAIFETDAEVMKFYIRKWCKVSHEVAIRSIIDWSYYKQRLSSAIQKIVTIPAAMQKVSNPVPRVVHPDWLHKKVREKEDRFRQRKLVDVFKSMNRNEQSKKHNDSNCVPLVMDDEILNELEDFGNKSRSSTPGPRPIIRHYEANNEQNSRKLSDQQDMEQEHSKDNSSKKNVLSPLQQSETCENVDRTVDYQGWLQVKKRIWKNILERRKKQRLEKSKTSNRVNGVSEQMSGKRNPGRSHVSSYLKRLEVDLTKCHWQIIQLVPSSLIGQFFAWVVVDGSMHKIPVSVPRVFYLNSRSPINEEFIGKRVNKTLPHGRHSYNLYEVSINEIQYGEVSKKLATLLADPDVEGIYETKVPLDFNAIVQLGCVCKVDKTANKRSLQEPWNLSELHMKTTTECVYLEQSLSFFYLYHSISEGRAIYVGYFPASKAISVVVVNPYQNKDLSPNFLERQFHDACQTLSIEPPLRNDINFKVDYVAHVKDAETVMQRAINGHSHGRENHVPVVAVIECPNVQLVKLGIRALDDFPCLSIPYNARDSQYQILGWQQTAGKVGMQRCAASVQWLNQRIALSRYAHVPPGNFELDWLIYMTDIFFSRALHDNQQVLWISDDGLPDLGGINDEHSCFVDEVQQPVLTYPGAYRNLTVELKIHHLAVNALLKYSLVNEMEGGTLLGFGHEHDSGAFSMNHQNGFDESTSCAHAFRVLKQFIQRCLTDTVTSGNVYADSILQHLYRWLCSPKSKLHDPALHQLLHKVMQKVFALLLAEFRKLGATIVFANFTKIIIDTGKYDLSRAKAYCDSLLRTIQSRDLFEWIELEPLQFWCSLLFMDQYNYGGIPAKSDEAMNDKSQVDIISSWNIAEYLPKKVQDHFVYIVSEFMYIPWNYAQNQAQIRASLQDGDTCTPSISIGTAVAFESEITEYIKGQISSYFADKLLGIVHHIGLHMKRVSRSENNQSISPGPELHRGDAALEFIKHVCAVLALDQSVQHEVLVLRRNLLKYVDVKEFAPEAEFHDPCHSFVLSNVICSYCNDCRDLNLCPDSVSLTEEWRCAVPQCGQPYDREVMENALLQIVRQRERLYHLQDLVCIRCHQVKAAHLAEQCACAGSFRCKESANEFREKMQLFFNIASRQKFQLLEECTSWILEHSLN from the exons ATGGGCGGCGATGGTCGGCGACGTGATCGGAGAGACACCAGAGCACCTAAGAAGCGGAAGCTGAACCGCAGCCCCGAGGATGAGCTCGAAGCTAAATTAGGGTTCGATCTGTTTTCAGAGGGCGAGAAGCGACTCGGATGGCTACTCACTCTTGCATCC TCATCTGTTGAGGATGAAAACAGTTACAAAGTATACAGTTGTGTGGATCTTTACTTTGTTACACAG GATGGCTCTTCATTCAAGTCAAAATTCAGATTTCGGCCGTACTTTTATGTAGCTACAAAG gATAAAATGGAGATGGATGTTGAAACATACCTGAGAAGACGCTATGAAGGTCAGATTGCTGATATTGAAATTATAGAGAAAGAAGACCTGAATCTT AAAAACCATTTATCTGGGTTAAGAAAATCTTATTTAAAGCTTTCATTTGATACCGTACAACAATTGATGGACGTGAAGAGAGACCTCATGCCTTCAGTTGAAAGAAATAAGGCTAAATCTGATACCACAGAAGCCTTTGTGTCCATGTCAACAGAAAGAAG AGAACATAAACCTCAGGATTTTCTAGATTGCTTGACTGATCTTCGAGAATATGATGTTCCTTATCATGTTCGCTTTGCCATTGACAGTG ATATACGGTGTGGCCAGTGGTATGATGTTGGAGTGTCTAATAATGGGGTAACACTTGAGAAGAGGACAGATCTTCTACAGCGCGCCGAAGTTCGTGTTTGTGCATTTGACATTGAGACCACGAAACTTCCATTAAAGTTTCCTGATGCTGACTATGATTTAGTTATGATGATTTCATACATGATAGATGGTCAAGGGTATTTAATCATAAATAGAGAG TGTGTTGGGGATGATATAGAGGATATAGAGTACACTCCAAAACCAGAGTTTGAAGGGTGTTTTAAGGTGACAAATGTTCAAAATGAG attGAGCTTCTTAGATTGTGGTTTTCTCATATGCAAGAGGTGAAACCTGGTATCTACGTGACTTACAATGGTGATTTTTTTGATTGGCCATTCCTGGAACGAAGGGCAACCCATCTTGGATTAAATATGAGTGAT GAATTGGGATTCAAATGTGACACAAATCAAGGGGAATGTCGTGCTAGATATGCTTGCCATTTGGATTGTTTTGCTTGGGTTAAACGTGATAGTTATCTCCCTCAGGGGAGTCAAGGTCTGAAG gcTGTTACAAAAGCAAAGTTGGGATATGATCCATTGGAGGTGAATCCTGAAGACATGGTTCGATTTGCAAAGGAAAAGCCCCAG ATGATGGCCTCCTATTCTGTTTCTGATGCTGTGTCAACTTATTACTTATATACAACATATGTTCATCCctttattttctctctttcaaCCATTATACCTATGCCACCAGATGAGGTTTTGCGTAAAGGTAGTGGAACCCTCTGCGAAATGTTGCTTATGGTGCAG GCATACAAGGCCAATGTTATATGCCCTAACAAACACCAATCTGATCCAGAGAAGTTTTATAATAATCGTCTTCTTGAGAGTGAGACTTACATTGGTGGTCATGTGGAATGTCTTGAAAGTGGTGTTTTCAGATCTGATATCCCATCTAGTTTTACACTAGAGCCATCTGCTTATCAG CAACTGATCAACAACCTTGATCGAGATCTACAGTATGCTGTAACAGTGGAGGGTAAGATGGATTTGGAATCTGTTTCTAATTATAATGAAGTAAAGAATGCAATCATGGAAAAG CTTGTACAATTACGAGATGCACCAACACGTGAAGAATGTCCCCTCATTTATCATCTGGATGTAGCTGCTATGTATCCaaacataattttaacaaaCCGACTTCAG CCACCATCAATTGTTACTGATGAAGTCTGCACTGCATGTGATTTTAATCGTCCTGGAAAGACTTGCCTACGTAAGCTTGAGTGGGTCTGGCGTGGAGAAACATTCATGGCAAAGAAAAG TGACTACTATGCTTTAAAGACACAGATTGAATCAGAGTTTGTTGATGATTCTGAGAACAACAAATCCTTATCCCGTTATTCTGAGAAGAGGTCATCAAAATCTTTTCTTGACCTTCCCAAGACCGAGCAACAATTAAGACTGAAAGATCGTTTAAAGAAATACTGCCAGAAG GCGTATAAGCGGGTACTCAACAAACCTGTAACTGAAGTTCGTGAAGCGGGAATCTGCATGCGTGAAAATCCATTTTATGTTGACACTGTTCGCAG TTTCCGGGATAGAAGATACGAATATAAAGGTCTCAATAAGGTTTGGAAGGGAAAATTGTCAGAGGCCAAGGCTAGTGGAAATTCTATGAAGATCCAAGAAGCACAG GATATGGTTGTGCTCTATGATTCATTGCAACTTGCTCACAAGTGCATACTTAATTCCTTTTATGGATATGTCATGCGCAA GGGTGCAAGATGGTATTCCATGGAAATGGCTGGAGTAGTGACATATACTGGTGCAAAAATAATCCAGAATGCTCGCTTGCTAGTAGAAAAAATAGGAAAACCACTTGAACTAGACACGGATGGTATTTGGTGTGCACTACCGGGATCCTTTCCGgaaaattttacttttaaaacaGA AGACTCAAAGAAGAAGTTTACAATATCATACCCTTGTGTTATGCTTAATGTTGATGTGGCAATAAATAATACAAATGATCAATATCAG ACACTCACAGATCCAATGAGGAAAACTTATACAACTCATAGTGAATGCTCTATTGAATTTGAGGTGGATGGACCATATAAG GCAATGATCCTTCCTGCTTCCAAGGAAGAAggaattttaattaaaaagcgATATGCTGTTTTTAATGATGATGGAACCCTTGCAGAACTTAAAGGTTTTGAGATCAAGCGAAGAGGTGAATTGAAGCTAATCAAAGTTTTCCAG GCTGAACTTTTTGACAAGTTTCTCCATGGTTCAACATTAGAAGAATGCTATTCAGCTGTTGCTTCAGTGGCAAACCGCTGGCTTGATCTTCTTGAT AACCAGGGAAAGGATATAGCAGACAGTGAGTTGCTTGATTATATATCAGAATCAAGTACCATGAGCAAATCTTTAGCTGATTATGGTGAGCAGAAGTCTTGTGCTGTTACCACTGCTAGACGTCTAGCTGACTTTCTTGGAGATACAATGGTCAAAGATAAAGGTCTTCGATGTCAGTATATAGTTGCAAGTGAACCAAAG GGCACACCAGTTAGCGAGCGTGCTATTCCTGTGGCAATATTTGAAACTGATGCTG AGGTAATGAAGTTCTATATCCGCAAATGGTGCAAGGTCTCGCATGAAGTTGCCATTCGTTCGATAATTGATTGGTCCTATTACAAGCAGCGGCTTAGTTCTGCAATTCAAAAAATTGTCACTATTCCTGCTGCAATGCAAAAG GTTTCAAATCCTGTCCCTAGGGTAGTTCATCCTGATTGGTTGCACAAGAAAGTTCGTGAGAAGGAGGACAGGTTTCGCCAACGGAAATTAGTTGATGTCTTTAAATCAATGAACAGGAATGAGCAGTCAAAAAAGCATAATGACTCAAATTGTGTCCCTCTTGTGATGGATGATGAGATTCTTAATGAGTTAGAGGACTTTGGAAACAAGAGTAGGAGTTCTACGCCCGGACCTAGACCAATTATAAGGCATTATGAAGCTAATAATGAACAAAATTCAAGGAAGCTCAGTGATCAACAAGATATGGAGCAAGAGCATAGTAAAGATAATAGCAGCAAGAAAAATGTACTTTCACCATTACAACAAAGTGAAACATGTGAAAATGTAGACAGAACTGTTGATTATCAGGGATGGCTTCAAGTAAAGAAGCGAATATGGAAAAATATCCTGGAAAGGAGAAAGAAGCAAAG ATTGGAGAAATCAAAGACATCTAATCGTGTAAATGGTGTTTCTGAACAAATGAGTGGTAAAAGGAATCCTGGCAGAAGTCATGTCAGTTCGTATCTTAAAAGGCTTGAGGTAGACTTAACGAAGTGTCACTGGCAG ATAATACAACTAGTTCCCAGTTCACTGATAGGCCAATTTTTTGCTTGGGTTGTTGTTGATGGGAGTATGCATAAGATTCCAGTTTCTGTTCCTAGAGTCTTTTACCTCAATTCAAGATCCCCAATTAATGAAGAATTTATTGGTAAACGTGTTAACAAGACTCTTCCTCATGGAAGGCATAGTTATAACTTATATGAG GTCTCGATTAATGAAATTCAATATGGGGAAGTAAGCAAAAAACTTGCAACTCTTCTAGCGGATCCTGATGTTGAG GGAATATATGAAACTAAGGTGCCACTGGACTTTAATGCAATAGTCCAGCTTGGTTGCGTATGTAAGGTGGACAAAACTGCTAATAAACGTAGTCTACAAGAACCATGGAATTTGAGTGAATTGCACATGAAGACTACGACAGAATGTGTTTATCTTGAACAATCTTTATCCTTCTTTTATTTGTACCACAG CATCTCTGAGGGGCGGGCTATATATGTTGGATATTTTCCTGCATCAAAAGCAATATCTGTTGTGGTGGTTAATCCCTATCAAAACAAAGATTTATCTCCGAATTTTCTTGAAAGACAATTTCATGATGCTTGCCAGACGTTGTCTATTGAGCCACCTCTGAGGAATGACATTAATTTTAAG GTGGACTATGTCGCACATGTCAAGGATGCTGAAACAGTGATGCAAAGAGCAATAAATGGTCACAG TCATGGGAGGGAAAATCATGTGCCTGTGGTTGCTGTCATTGAATGCCCAAATGTTCAATTAGTAAAATTGGGCATCCGAGCTCTGGATGATTTTCCATGCCTGAGTATTCCTTATAATGCACGTGATAGTCAGTACCAG ATTCTTGGATGGCAACAAACTGCTGGTAAAGTTGGAATGCAACGCTGTGCTGCATCAGTCCAATGGTTAAATCAAAGAATTGCTCTCTCAAGATATGCCCAT gtaccaCCGGGGAACTTTGAACTTGACTGGCTCATATATATGACAGATATCTTCTTTTCAAGAGCATTGCATGATAATCAACag GTGCTTTGGATATCTGATGATGGCCTTCCAGATTTAGGTGGGATTAATGACGAACATAGCTGTTTTGTTGACGAG GTCCAACAACCTGTTCTTACATATCCTGGAGCTTATAGAAACTTAACTGTGGAGTTAAAG ATACACCACCTGGCTGTAAATGCTCTACTCAAATACAGCCTAGTTAATGAAATGGAAGGAGGCACTCTATTAGGATTTGGTCATGAACATGATTCTGGAGCATTTTCAATGAATCATCAGAATGGTTTTGACGAGTCTACCTCTTGTGCACACGCCTTTCGAGTTCTTAAGCAGTTTATCCAGCGGTGCCTAACAGACACAGTGACATCAGGAAATGTTTATGCTGATTCAATTTTGCAGCATCTATATAGATGGCTTTGCAG CCCTAAATCAAAACTTCATGATCCCGCTCTCCACCAGCTACTCCATAAG GTCATGCAAAAGGTCTTCGCGTTGTTGTTGGCAGAGTTCCGCAAGTTAGGTGCTACAATTGTATTTGCAAACTTCACAAAGATTATTATAGACACAGGGAAATATGATCTGTCTAGAGCCAAAGCTTACTGTGACAGTTTGTTAAGAACTATCCAATCTAG AGATCTATTTGAATGGATTGAGCTTGAACCACTGCAGTTCTGGTGCTCGTTGCTATTCATGGATCAG TATAACTATGGTGGTATACCAGCAAAATCTGATGAAGCCATGAATGATAAATCCCAAGTAGACATTATATCTAGCTGGAATATTGCTGAATACTTGCCAAAAAAAGTCCAA GACCATTTTGTTTACATCGTTTCCGAATTCATGTATATTCCATGGAATTATGCACAAAACCAAGCTCAAATCAGGGCCTCATTGCAGGATGGTGACACATGTACTCCATCAATAAGCATTGGAACTGCAGTGGCTTTTGAATCAGAAATAACAGAATATATCAAAGGACAG ATTAGCTCTTACTTCGCCGACAAACTGCTAGGAATTGTTCACCATATTGGTCTTCATATGAAGCGAGTGAGCAGATCAGAAAACAACCAGAGTATTTCACCAGGCCCTGAATTACACAGAGGGGATGCTGCCTTGGAATTTATCAAGCATGTCTGTGCTGTCCTGGCCCTTGACCAAAGTGTGCAGCATGAAGTTTTG GTCTTGAGAAGGAATTTGCTCAAATATGTTGATGTCAAAGAGTTTGCTCCAGAAGCCGAGTTTCACGATCCTTGTCATTCCTTCGTCTTATCCAATGTCATATGCAG CTATTGTAATGACTGCAGAGACTTGAACTTGTGCCCGGATTCCGTTTCATTAACTGAGGAGTGGCGTTGTGCAGTGCCACAGTGTGGCCAGCCTTATGACCGTGAGGTGATGGAAAATGCTCTTCTTCAGATTGTAAGACAAAGAGAACGACTATACCACCTGCAAGATCTGGTGTGTATCAGGTGCCATCAGGTGAAAGCTGCACATTTGGCAGAGCAATGTGCATGTGCAGGCTCGTTTAGGTGCAAAGAAAGTGCAAATGAATTTCGTGAAAAGATGCAGCTTTTTTTTAACATAGCATCTCgtcagaaattccagcttctcGAAGAATGTACCTCTTGGATTTTAGAACACAGTTTAAATTGA